The Myripristis murdjan chromosome 11, fMyrMur1.1, whole genome shotgun sequence genomic sequence ggagagaaagcttttttgcttttgccatcaggaggtcatgacagtgtggatacctgacagaaaatgacactgaatccacattttggcgaagatttgggcttttaaaggcagtggtcttaaacttttgatcagctgatgaacagcctatttcagtttaatggttgtttgcaatgaattgcttactcaatttttttttttttgtctcactcccatttcttcttcttgcattttgaagctctgtCAAGCTAACTCAACGGTCAGCTGACAGCaagtagctagctagctagctaactccGGCTAGCTAAAGCTATAGCGTCAGGCTGTCAGCAAGCAATGCAGGCTAACTTACTATACTGTGCCAGCTACGAACTTGGAATTCACTAAGCCAACGGATGTGTAATAACGAAATCATGTGCAAAATTTTCACGTATGACAGTCAGCTAAATGATATGTTAACTAGTTTTGTTGACTTACAGTGAGGCTAGCAGAATATGGCTAGCTTggttgacaaaaacacagcagtcctCCCTTGCCCAGGCAGAACAAAACAACTCAGGCGTCTCTCAGCTGTTGTATTGTCGACACCGTTATTCGCCCTGACAGCGGATACGCCAACGCGCACCGAAGGCCCGGTTCGGCTGCTCGGTTAACGTCTGTGCTCCGGTACCAGCTGACTGTCCACGGGACCCACGGGACTTGTCGGCGTTTGAGGCTGCGGCTACAGATAGTTCGCTGGGACTCGTCTCTCTGACTACACAgccatctttgttttttcctgtccGTCTCCCCGACTTCACTCTGCCCCACGACTCCCAGTCAATAATTCAGCCAGGGACACGAACCGGGCTTATCCGTCTCTCCGTATTTGACAAAGTGTCAATATTTTGCCAGTAACCGTAATGGCCCCTTTGCCAGTCCTACAGTAAAGCCGTAGATTGGCTGACAGTGGAATGTTTTGTTGTATCAGATGACTTGGGGTATTTAAAGAGTTTTGCACGGCGCATGCGTATTGAGCACCTGCGGGTCATCGTATGGCAGGACTTGAAAGGTGACCAAAACCTGATATGCGACAAAGTTAGGCCTATCAATACTCCCAGCACGAGTGGACATATCCTTAATGGATTTGCAATGTTTTATGTGCCCTGTGCGCCTGTTATAACACCATAATAACAGCACTGGGTGGCATCAACAACTTCAATAGGGCCTGAcctgttattaaaaaaacaacaacaacttcacAACCcaattgctgctgttttgatatGTTGACACTGTGGTTAGGACCCCGTGGCAGCAAATGATCAAAGTGGCCCAACTGGTTGTGATTTGGAAGAAACCTGGTGTGAGTATGTTAAGGAAGCATACATAATTCAGCCAGGAGAACAAGGTGATTGGAGAGAGGGTAAAGAGCCTAGCTGCCCTTGGCCTGAATACTAGGTCAGATAGCATTTATAAGCTTTTTCATCCTGTCAGTGTCCCAGATATCTGGCTTACCAGCTTATTATAGGGTGAGTGCTGGGAGGGGTGCATGTATGGAATGGGggttgagtgtgagtgtgtgtgtgtcgaggtAGGTGGGTCAGGATGTCCCAGTGTCAGCTGTTTGCAATCGGGAGGGACAACATGTACCACTCCCACTAGACATACAGATATGCCTTATTTGGCCTGTGTAGAATAGCAGGGGAGCTATACCTCCCCCAgttgcaccacacacactcaacccaGCCACTGTGTGCCGCCCTGCACATGTACAACATGCTAGATGACAATTCCAATCACCAGCCACTGagtaacacaacacatacattattttctgtcaaaatactgtaatataattaattaatcattacAGCGCCAGGcctaatttatcatttaaacaGCAATTTGTTAACAATTCAGTACAAaagaagaatgtgtgtgtgtaataaagagAAACAGGCTTGTCGTGTTTTGTAGACAGCATTCTACACAAGTAGATACAATGTAATGGATGCACtcgttttgaaatgaaatgtaacaTGTATTGTTTTCGATTCATGAATGCTCACGGTTCATGAGTGTTGCCGGGTAAATCTCCTTAACAGTGAAAAAATGGAAAGCTCTTGCATATCCCTGCTCTAACACTCATTTCCACATGGATGCAGTCCTTTGCTATCACTCATCACTTAATCAATTTATAAGCACAGTGTAAAAGGATTATACACACATGGCATTTACCCGGCCTCATCAATCAGCTGCCATTCAATCACTAGAAAGTGAATCTCTTCATCTGCTGCAGGTCATTCAAAGGTTCAGTTGTCAGAAAATCAGCCTTATTGTCTGGGACAAAAACAGTGATGATCCTGAtccaatcagtcagtcaggggTTGATGATAAGTGGCTGGgactgtgtgggtgtgggtgggtgggtgattGTGGTGTGGGGGATTGGGTCATCAAGGTTTTGGGCTGGGCCCGTGCCAGAGGTCGTGGATGTTGGTGGTTGAATGGTGACTTCGGCAGGGTCTTGAGAAGGGGTGCGTGATGGAAGTGTGAGGCTTTGCTGATGGAGAGAATGAGTTGAAGAAGGTGCTGCCGGCTCGGTGGATGGGCTGTGGTGGTCTGACTggttggttgttgttgctggtggaGGTGAACAACCTGTTTCTGAGTTGAGGTGTTGAGATGAGGCTCGAGGTGGTGCAGGGTTTGCGCTAGTTGGAGGTGTGGATGAATCTGTGGGTGATTTCTGGAGGCTGTTCTGTTCTGATAGGTGTGTCTTGACTGGGGATGTAAGTTGTGTTTGGACTGGAGTGGCACAGAGCTGATTGAGCTTGTTGGTGGGGCTGGTTGAGCTGACTGGGTTGCTTTTGGTGTTTGATGTTGAGTCACCTGGGCCCTGAGTTTCTTGCTTGCTGAGTTCCTTGCAGGGCAGGCCATCGTGTGAGGGGGGGGACTCTGGTTTCTGCTGATCAGGTCTGTcctctgtgggtgtgtggggggtgtCTGCTTTAGTCTCTTCAGGTATCATCTGGACTGTACTTTTCTCTGTAGACAGTTGCTGTGCTGGTTTCTCTTGGTCCAGGGCGGTACCTGAACTACTCTCAGTTTGTCTCTCATGCTCTTTGTTGAGCTCAGCTGTCCCtacctgtgttttgtgtgtgagcacCCCCTGGCTGCTGGTGTGTGCCAGTCCTTTGTCTTTGGGTGCCTCTACTGCATTGATCTGAGTTAATCCCTCTGAGTCCCTTGCacattctgctgtgtttttctgaggtttgtgtgtgagcgCCCCCTGGCTGCAGGATGAGTTGATAGCCTGAACCTGGGGATGTAGCACCCAGGGATGTAGCAGGGTCTGCACTGCTGTAAGCCTCACTGAGGGATCGACCTGAAGCAGAGCTCTGACAAGGCCTCTGGcgcctgcacacaaacacacacatacaaacacacacacacacacacacacacacacacacacacacacacacacacacacacacacacacaaaataggaTGAAGGAGAACCAGTGAGAactatgtgtttatatgtgcatgtgtcttcTATTaccctgtgtttgcatgtgtgtgtatgtttatgtgtgtatgggtgttGGGGCATGCAtacagtgtgtttatgtatatcTCACCCTCTGATATGGGGTCCCAGTagggagacaggaagtggagttCTCCTTGCTTAATTAGCTGGAAAAGCTCTTCCTGGTCCCGCTCTCGACTGCGGAACGGAGGGAAGCCACAAAGCAGGATGTAAAGAATAACTCCCAGAGCCCAGACATCCACTGCCACACCATAACCTGTTGGATCAGGCAGCAAACACTTACTTTGGCATTTACAAATTTGCAGATTGACAGAGCAAAGGAATGATAAATGTGACTGGTCAAGCAtagacagttaaaaaaaaaaatgtataagaaATGCAAAAGAGTGATTATCACTGGAGTAAAACGTCAGTAACCTGTCTCTGAGAGAATCTCTGGAGCTACGTAGGTGGGTGTACCACAAATAGTGAAAATGGGCTCTGTGACAACCATTGCAAGGCCAAAGTCTCCAAGCTTCAGCCTACTGCTGCCATCAGCCATAAGCTCcatctgagagaaaaacaagatggtgAGAGCAAGAGCAGGAATGAAAAAAGATTAAGGTTGTAATTTTAAAATTCAAACCTCTACACCCAGAGCACCCAGACACCAAGCTTTGGGTGCCCTGGGTGTAATGTTTTGCTGCCCTAGCAGTTTGCACTCatgtatgttttgtttgcaCTCATGTATATTTAATTGACACACTTGTCA encodes the following:
- the dclk3 gene encoding serine/threonine-protein kinase DCLK1 — protein: MRLCFSPVRGVCDFFRGEVAFLALGKARPELWSIQEALEELFPEPSHYRADALQAWERRLRPAPDKAAKADSGYSEGTDGSETHTQQETHQDTNTHTKTHHSTNRASQSPYLADNIYNTDTKRSYKKHACRKPTHPPNHLQKVRVRGGARERRPSLIGPIKQEGPRAADTSFSPPILCEKCSGERARHQSSEHHSQIPGRVPLPPVSRRQQGSSPVEQEVREPGVPPSPPPAQPVSVVDERCLEQLQLLSTNPLPGLGPRQKETQQRATFDLPSDRSDVTLLDIERCYDIGHVVGDGNFAVVRECRRRDNGQTLAIKIIERSKLIGREHMMQNELSLLGSLSHPRVVRLFTHHHTHTHSYLVMELVTGGDLFEAIAKRGKFPEAEAALMVSDVSDALSYIHSKSIVHRDLKPENLLMELMADGSSRLKLGDFGLAMVVTEPIFTICGTPTYVAPEILSETGYGVAVDVWALGVILYILLCGFPPFRSRERDQEELFQLIKQGELHFLSPYWDPISEGARGLVRALLQVDPSVRLTAVQTLLHPWVLHPQVQAINSSCSQGALTHKPQKNTAECARDSEGLTQINAVEAPKDKGLAHTSSQGVLTHKTQVGTAELNKEHERQTESSSGTALDQEKPAQQLSTEKSTVQMIPEETKADTPHTPTEDRPDQQKPESPPSHDGLPCKELSKQETQGPGDSTSNTKSNPVSSTSPTNKLNQLCATPVQTQLTSPVKTHLSEQNSLQKSPTDSSTPPTSANPAPPRASSQHLNSETGCSPPPATTTNQSDHHSPSTEPAAPSSTHSLHQQSLTLPSRTPSQDPAEVTIQPPTSTTSGTGPAQNLDDPIPHTTITHPPTPTQSQPLIINP